A region of Spirochaetaceae bacterium DNA encodes the following proteins:
- a CDS encoding ABC transporter permease has translation MSDATGVPSPVIEPNRRSPLADFFIRLVTEKPVGTACGIIILILIFVAIFGGVLTPYPYDEANIHDMMKGPSAQYLLGTDQLGRDLLSRIIYGARISLLVGLTVTTISVVVSTLIGGTSGFIGGKLDLGVQRFVDAWLAFPGLLLLLTMMSIVGRGLPQIILVLGISGGIGGSRVIRGAVIGIKENVYFQAADAVGSSRLRTFMRHVVPNVLPIVIIMFSVTIGGVILSLAALGFLGFGLPPGTPDWGGLLSREGRQYMEAAPRLAFWPGLCLTITVFSLNMFGDAVRDLLDPRLRGGGGRLAGGGTASV, from the coding sequence ATGAGCGACGCCACAGGGGTACCATCACCAGTAATCGAGCCAAACAGACGTAGCCCGCTGGCTGATTTCTTTATCAGGCTGGTAACGGAGAAGCCGGTGGGTACGGCCTGCGGGATTATCATATTGATATTGATCTTTGTCGCTATCTTTGGCGGTGTTCTGACTCCTTATCCATATGATGAAGCAAACATTCATGACATGATGAAGGGCCCGTCAGCCCAGTATCTGCTGGGTACCGACCAGTTGGGGCGAGACTTGTTGAGCCGCATTATCTACGGGGCTCGTATTTCGCTACTCGTCGGTCTGACCGTGACCACTATCAGTGTTGTCGTCAGTACCCTGATAGGCGGCACTTCAGGATTCATTGGCGGTAAGTTGGACCTGGGTGTGCAGCGATTTGTCGATGCCTGGCTGGCTTTCCCGGGACTGCTCCTGCTGTTGACGATGATGTCCATAGTCGGGCGAGGTCTGCCGCAGATAATACTGGTCCTGGGGATATCAGGAGGTATTGGCGGCAGTCGAGTAATCAGAGGCGCCGTGATCGGCATCAAAGAGAATGTGTATTTTCAGGCGGCCGACGCCGTTGGTTCGTCGAGATTGCGAACATTCATGCGCCACGTGGTGCCGAATGTCCTGCCTATCGTAATCATAATGTTCAGCGTCACCATAGGTGGCGTAATCCTGTCGTTGGCTGCTCTGGGCTTCCTCGGATTTGGTCTGCCTCCCGGCACTCCTGATTGGGGGGGTCTGCTCAGCCGGGAGGGACGCCAGTACATGGAGGCAGCGCCGCGGCTGGCGTTCTGGCCGGGTCTGTGCCTGACTATCACCGTGTTCAGTCTCAACATGTTCGGCGACGCCGTGCGAGACCTGCTCGACCCGCGGCTGCGGGGCGGGGGCGGTCGTCTTGCTGGCGGCGGCACCGCGTCGGTTTGA
- a CDS encoding ABC transporter permease: MRAYIIRRLLLMIPTLWILSILVFLSVRFIPGDAIDVWVAKMAAYGEALQDYDREDFMRFLGLDVPVYVQYGRWIGVLPTPDWVTGEPYFRGLLQGTLGESMGGSAASIEERLIGRLPVTIQLGVMAIVIGLLIALPVGIYSAIRQDTAADYAGRTTGIIGMSVPNFWLAIMVMIYPVVWWGWSPPLEWVPFTEDPLGSLKGLLIPSLILGTGMSAGTMRLTRTTMLEVLRQDYIRTAWSKGLNERVVVMRHAVKNALIPVVTVIGMQLPLLVGGSVIIENIFNLPGVGRLFLTALVDRDYPMVSGVNLFLATVVVAANLIIDLIYPYLDPRVRYS; the protein is encoded by the coding sequence ATGAGAGCCTATATCATCAGGAGGTTATTGCTCATGATCCCTACGTTGTGGATCTTGAGCATCCTGGTCTTTCTCTCGGTTCGCTTCATCCCGGGCGATGCAATAGACGTGTGGGTGGCCAAGATGGCGGCCTATGGCGAGGCCCTCCAGGACTATGACCGTGAAGATTTCATGCGCTTCCTGGGCTTGGACGTGCCTGTGTACGTGCAGTATGGACGCTGGATAGGAGTGTTACCGACCCCCGACTGGGTTACCGGCGAGCCCTACTTCAGAGGTCTTCTCCAGGGCACCCTTGGCGAATCAATGGGGGGCAGCGCTGCTTCGATAGAGGAGCGGCTAATAGGTAGATTGCCGGTAACCATTCAGCTTGGCGTGATGGCCATCGTAATCGGCCTGCTGATAGCCCTGCCGGTCGGCATCTACTCGGCGATTCGGCAGGATACGGCCGCCGACTACGCAGGGCGTACCACGGGCATCATCGGCATGTCAGTGCCTAACTTCTGGCTGGCAATCATGGTCATGATCTACCCGGTAGTCTGGTGGGGCTGGTCGCCACCTCTGGAGTGGGTTCCGTTCACCGAAGACCCACTGGGAAGTCTCAAGGGGTTACTCATTCCCAGCCTGATTCTGGGCACGGGCATGTCCGCGGGCACGATGCGGTTGACGCGCACCACGATGCTCGAGGTACTCAGGCAAGACTATATCAGAACTGCCTGGTCCAAGGGTCTCAATGAGAGGGTAGTTGTTATGAGACACGCCGTCAAGAATGCCCTCATCCCGGTAGTTACCGTGATCGGCATGCAGTTGCCTCTGCTGGTGGGTGGCTCCGTTATCATAGAGAACATATTCAACCTGCCGGGGGTGGGTCGTCTCTTTCTGACCGCACTCGTTGACCGCGACTACCCGATGGTGTCCGGAGTCAACCTGTTCTTGGCGACCGTGGTGGTAGCGGCCAATCTGATCATCGACCTGATTTATCCGTACTTGGACCCCAGGGTCCGATACAGCTAA
- a CDS encoding ABC transporter substrate-binding protein: protein MNGIVSVMRTFAVALVLILTATGLWAAGEEEAPAAAAEKEMVLDPTTGEMVDAPQYGGTITVLSHDWAPTTMDPYFSAPQALQYLTQVLEKLAIGDWAIDRDVYDWSGPPVFPMSAMRGALAESWEISSDNLTYTFKIRQGVHFHDKAPVNGREMTAKDVEYSFQRMLGSKLTGTEFSETEPSPHIGTWKARQVESVTATDEWTVVMKLKQPDPMALRDSIDTTVFYMIPREVIDTYGDMKDWRNAVGTGPFEMAEYIEGSSITYTKHPNYWSFDEKFPDNRLPYVDEMRFVFMTEPATKIAALRTAKVDIQGSLTYALKNKDDMERLQRTNPDIVITEHPNRSDYGIGMNTQKAPFDDIQVRKAMQMALDRETLHNTYFKGWGSWTPHSLLANDMPVVGTAFEEWPEELKKIYDYDPAEAERLLDEAGYPRGADGIRFKLTMGHWEGGDLDYAQLVAVTYFRDIGVEVEVEPVPGAEWASYINAAQWDMFGGMTMAAKYGNPLGFLSQLGTGASANRCNCADPAYDAILEAAGNATTEEEFLLQVRELIEHIKEQVWFVSGPQIPLIGVHQPWVKGLNNEFWLGSNKTNAIVPRLWVDQELKASMGF, encoded by the coding sequence ATGAATGGTATCGTAAGCGTGATGAGGACCTTCGCGGTTGCGTTGGTCCTCATCCTGACCGCGACCGGTCTGTGGGCCGCTGGCGAAGAAGAGGCACCGGCAGCGGCGGCCGAGAAGGAAATGGTGCTCGACCCGACCACCGGCGAAATGGTGGATGCGCCACAATATGGCGGGACAATAACCGTTCTCAGTCATGATTGGGCTCCTACGACTATGGACCCGTATTTTTCGGCCCCTCAGGCCCTTCAGTATCTCACCCAGGTTTTGGAGAAGCTGGCCATTGGCGACTGGGCAATAGATAGAGACGTATATGACTGGTCGGGCCCCCCGGTCTTTCCCATGAGTGCCATGCGCGGGGCGCTGGCGGAAAGCTGGGAGATTTCCTCGGATAACCTCACTTATACCTTCAAGATCCGCCAGGGCGTTCACTTCCACGACAAGGCACCGGTGAACGGCCGGGAGATGACTGCCAAGGACGTAGAATACAGCTTTCAACGCATGTTGGGAAGTAAACTGACAGGGACTGAGTTCAGTGAAACCGAACCTTCCCCCCACATTGGTACTTGGAAGGCTAGACAGGTCGAATCGGTGACGGCGACGGACGAATGGACGGTTGTCATGAAGCTGAAACAGCCAGACCCCATGGCGCTGAGGGATAGCATCGACACGACCGTGTTTTACATGATTCCAAGGGAGGTAATCGATACATACGGTGACATGAAGGATTGGCGGAACGCGGTCGGCACCGGACCCTTTGAGATGGCTGAGTATATCGAGGGCAGCTCAATAACCTATACCAAGCACCCCAACTACTGGAGCTTCGACGAAAAATTCCCGGACAACCGCCTGCCCTATGTTGACGAGATGAGGTTCGTGTTCATGACGGAGCCGGCAACAAAAATTGCCGCGCTGCGCACCGCCAAGGTCGATATCCAGGGCAGTCTCACGTACGCGCTCAAAAACAAGGACGACATGGAGAGGCTGCAACGGACCAACCCTGACATCGTGATAACCGAGCATCCTAATCGATCGGACTATGGTATCGGCATGAACACGCAGAAGGCGCCATTTGATGACATCCAGGTACGCAAGGCAATGCAGATGGCACTGGACCGTGAGACACTTCACAATACCTACTTCAAAGGGTGGGGAAGCTGGACACCTCACTCATTGCTGGCCAACGATATGCCAGTGGTTGGCACCGCATTCGAAGAGTGGCCCGAAGAGCTCAAGAAGATCTATGACTACGACCCGGCAGAGGCCGAGAGGCTCCTTGATGAGGCGGGGTATCCGCGCGGCGCCGACGGCATCAGGTTCAAGCTCACAATGGGACATTGGGAAGGCGGCGATCTGGACTATGCACAATTAGTAGCCGTTACCTACTTTCGCGACATTGGCGTTGAGGTAGAGGTTGAGCCAGTGCCAGGTGCGGAGTGGGCAAGTTACATTAACGCTGCACAGTGGGACATGTTTGGTGGTATGACAATGGCGGCGAAGTATGGTAATCCCCTGGGTTTTCTGAGTCAGCTCGGGACTGGTGCTTCTGCCAACCGCTGCAATTGCGCCGATCCGGCCTATGACGCCATTTTGGAAGCCGCCGGAAATGCAACCACGGAAGAGGAGTTTTTGCTGCAGGTAAGAGAGCTGATTGAGCACATAAAAGAGCAGGTTTGGTTCGTCTCGGGCCCGCAGATTCCATTAATCGGCGTGCACCAACCGTGGGTTAAAGGTCTCAACAATGAATTTTGGCTGGGATCCAACAAGACAAATGCCATCGTCCCCCGCCTCTGGGTCGACCAGGAGTTGAAGGCATCGATGGGTTTTTAG
- a CDS encoding nucleotidyltransferase domain-containing protein — MAVDFDIDLDRVRAFLRGKAEGRRAQIDERFERATLDAQAIVAEIARVVKPRRIYQWGSLLNRDRFTEISDIDIALEGLAGAEHFFAALGLAMEGSTLPVDVVELEKLPPTTAERIRERGKLVYERDEPADP, encoded by the coding sequence GTGGCCGTGGACTTCGACATTGATCTGGACCGGGTCAGGGCGTTCTTGCGCGGCAAGGCCGAGGGGCGCCGTGCCCAGATCGATGAGCGCTTCGAGCGCGCAACGCTCGACGCGCAAGCCATCGTCGCCGAGATCGCGCGGGTGGTGAAGCCACGCCGGATCTATCAGTGGGGATCTCTGCTGAATCGGGACAGGTTCACCGAGATCTCTGATATCGACATCGCGCTCGAAGGGCTGGCCGGCGCTGAGCATTTCTTTGCCGCTCTCGGCCTGGCCATGGAGGGGTCCACGTTGCCAGTCGACGTGGTCGAGTTGGAGAAGCTCCCGCCCACCACGGCCGAGCGGATACGAGAGCGAGGCAAGTTGGTGTATGAGCGCGACGAACCAGCAGATCCGTGA